The following proteins are co-located in the Spinactinospora alkalitolerans genome:
- a CDS encoding thioesterase family protein: MTATTAGGFDADTRAARAGDNEYTATVTDRWNALGGTANGGYLLALCLQALRRDMPLPDPLAVSAFFLRPGVPGPARVRTEVARAGRRFATGEARLHQGGKEAVRICATFTDLARAAGRTLVRNAAPLLPPPDACTDLLGGAGMPGVTIAERVEYRFARVPGWWRGEPGGELTAEFWMRFKDGRDADLPALALLVDAAAPVVLDIGETGSSTLQLTVHLRARPAPGWLACRVTTRHIIDGHHEEDFEIWDSGGALVAQARQLAALNGDGTRHRTP, encoded by the coding sequence ATGACCGCAACGACGGCCGGCGGCTTCGACGCCGACACCCGCGCCGCCCGGGCCGGCGACAACGAGTACACCGCGACGGTCACCGACCGCTGGAACGCGCTCGGCGGGACCGCGAACGGCGGCTACCTGCTCGCCCTGTGCCTGCAGGCCCTCCGCCGCGACATGCCGCTGCCCGACCCGCTGGCCGTCTCGGCGTTCTTCCTGCGCCCCGGCGTCCCCGGCCCGGCGCGGGTGCGCACCGAGGTCGCCCGCGCGGGGCGCCGCTTCGCCACGGGCGAGGCCCGGCTGCACCAGGGCGGCAAGGAGGCCGTGCGGATCTGCGCCACCTTCACCGACCTCGCCCGGGCCGCGGGCCGCACACTGGTCCGCAACGCGGCGCCGCTCCTGCCGCCGCCGGACGCCTGCACCGACCTCCTGGGCGGTGCGGGCATGCCGGGCGTGACGATCGCCGAGCGCGTGGAGTACCGCTTCGCGCGGGTCCCCGGCTGGTGGCGGGGAGAGCCGGGCGGCGAGCTCACCGCGGAGTTCTGGATGAGGTTCAAGGACGGCCGCGACGCCGACCTCCCGGCGCTCGCGCTGCTGGTGGACGCGGCCGCCCCGGTCGTGCTCGACATCGGCGAGACCGGCTCCTCGACCCTCCAGCTCACCGTTCACCTGCGGGCCCGCCCCGCTCCCGGATGGCTCGCCTGCCGCGTCACCACCCGCCACATCATCGACGGCCACCACGAGGAGGACTTCGAGATCTGGGACTCCGGCGGCGCGCTCGTCGCCCAGGCGAGGCAGCTCGCCGCCCTCAACGGAGACGGCACGCGCCACCGCACCCCCTGA
- a CDS encoding DUF2267 domain-containing protein, with protein sequence MPERGSGTDDDRKTVVGLLADPGLPTKVAEGLVRELPDRLSQRVGGRVSWEVRVVSEALALDEHDSIPFLEIARERRPREGWDLMVCMTDLPRRVGTLPVLADLSRVHRAALVSLPAVGWVRLRSRAGETIVHLIAEMTDAAGRRPRSMWRRPSELVSPVRSFSSGEDCVDAYLALSGVRGRVRLLFGMVRDNRPWRLVLNLNSAIATAAGTGAFGVFYSTIWSMAGALSPLRLALISLISVGVMSAWIILHNGLWEHPTGPGARHRAVLYNAATLITIVLGVACMYVVLYGVLLTLALVVIAATILESVLGHPVGPLDYAVLAWLASSLGTVAGALGSGLEDEETVREATFSRRERERRAKKREKEEKNEAADRPPDSTGTQRGP encoded by the coding sequence ATGCCGGAGCGCGGCAGCGGAACCGATGACGACCGGAAGACCGTGGTGGGGCTGCTGGCCGACCCCGGTCTGCCCACCAAGGTCGCCGAAGGGCTGGTCCGCGAGCTGCCGGATCGGCTGTCCCAGAGGGTCGGAGGCCGCGTCTCCTGGGAGGTCCGCGTCGTCTCCGAGGCGCTCGCCCTCGACGAGCACGACTCCATCCCCTTCCTTGAGATCGCCCGCGAAAGGAGGCCGCGGGAAGGCTGGGACCTGATGGTCTGCATGACCGACCTGCCCAGACGCGTCGGCACGCTGCCGGTCCTCGCCGACCTCAGCAGGGTCCACAGGGCGGCGCTGGTCTCGCTGCCCGCCGTCGGGTGGGTCCGACTGCGCTCGCGCGCCGGCGAGACGATCGTGCACCTGATCGCCGAGATGACCGACGCGGCGGGCCGGCGCCCCCGCAGCATGTGGCGCCGACCGAGCGAGCTGGTCTCCCCCGTGCGCTCCTTCTCCTCCGGGGAGGACTGCGTCGACGCCTACCTGGCGCTGTCCGGGGTGCGCGGCCGGGTCCGGCTGCTGTTCGGCATGGTGCGGGACAACCGCCCATGGCGGCTCGTCCTCAATCTGAACAGCGCGATCGCCACGGCCGCGGGCACCGGCGCCTTCGGCGTGTTCTACTCCACGATCTGGAGCATGGCCGGCGCGCTGAGTCCGCTGCGGTTGGCGCTGATCAGCCTCATCTCGGTGGGCGTGATGAGTGCCTGGATCATCCTCCACAACGGACTGTGGGAGCATCCGACCGGACCGGGGGCGCGCCACCGTGCGGTTCTCTACAACGCCGCGACCCTCATCACCATCGTTCTCGGCGTGGCGTGCATGTACGTCGTACTGTACGGGGTCCTGCTGACGCTGGCCCTGGTGGTGATCGCCGCGACGATCCTGGAGTCGGTCCTCGGGCATCCGGTCGGTCCACTGGACTACGCGGTCCTGGCGTGGCTGGCGAGTTCCCTGGGGACGGTCGCCGGCGCCCTCGGTTCGGGGCTGGAGGACGAGGAGACCGTCCGCGAGGCGACCTTCAGCAGGCGGGAGCGGGAGCGCCGCGCCAAGAAACGCGAGAAGGAGGAGAAGAACGAGGCCGCCGACCGCCCCCCGGACAGCACCGGGACTCAGCGGGGTCCATGA
- a CDS encoding TIGR03668 family PPOX class F420-dependent oxidoreductase yields the protein MRWSPEQARRRFGRSRVARLATVAADGRPHLVPVAFALDGDTVAIAVDNKPKTTRSLKRLANIEADPRVCLLADEYGEDWADLWWVRADGEADIHHDGPLFDAALTRLCARYPQYRADPPRGPVILVRVTRWSGWSAHGPR from the coding sequence ATGCGCTGGAGCCCCGAACAGGCCCGCCGGCGGTTCGGCCGCAGCCGGGTGGCCCGCCTGGCCACCGTCGCCGCCGACGGCAGGCCGCACCTGGTGCCGGTCGCCTTCGCCCTCGACGGCGACACGGTGGCCATCGCCGTCGACAACAAGCCCAAGACCACCCGCAGCCTCAAACGGCTGGCCAACATCGAGGCCGACCCCAGGGTCTGCCTGCTGGCCGACGAGTACGGGGAGGACTGGGCCGACCTCTGGTGGGTGCGGGCCGACGGCGAGGCCGACATCCACCACGACGGCCCGCTGTTCGACGCGGCCCTGACCCGGCTGTGCGCCCGCTACCCCCAGTACCGCGCCGACCCGCCGCGGGGCCCGGTGATCCTGGTCCGGGTCACCCGATGGTCGGGCTGGTCCGCTCATGGACCCCGCTGA